The Dongia rigui genome includes the window GCTTCGTCATTTCCAAGGGGCCGCTCTCGCGCCTCGTCCCCATCGAGAATGCGGCGATGGAAAACCGCACCGTCATCCAATGGGACAAGGACGATCTCGACGCCGTGGGCCTCCTGAAGGTCGATATTCTGGCGCTCGGCATGCTGAGTTGCATCCGCCGCGCCTTCGACTTCATCCACCGGATCTATGGCAAGCGCTATAATCTCGCCACGATCCCGCAGGATGATCCGATGACCTACGAGATGCTGTGCCGGGCGGATTCGGTCGGCGTCTTCCAGGTCGAAAGCCGTGCGCAGATGAGCATGCTGCCGCGCCTCAAGCCCCGCACCTTCTACGACCTCGTCATCGAAGTGGCGATCGTGCGGCCGGGGCCGATCCAGGGCGACATGGTGCATCCCTATCTCAGGCGCCGCAACGGTGAGGAGAAATCCGACCCGCCGAAGGAGGAACTCCGCGCCATCCTCAAGAAGACGGAAGGCGTGCCCCTGTTTCAGGAACAGGTGATGAGGATGGCGATGGTCGCCGCCGATTTCACCGCCGACGAGGCCGACGAATTGCGCCGTGCCATGGCGACCTTCAAGAAGGTCGGCACGATCCGGAACTATCACGACAAATTCGTCGGCGGCATGTTGAAGAACGGCTACCAAGCCGATTTCGCCGAAAAATGCTTCAAGCAGATCGAGGGCTTTGCCAATTACGGCTTCCCTGAGAGCCATGCCGCGAGCTTTGCCCTGCTGGTCTATGTTTCGGCCTGGCTCAAATGCCATTACCCCGCGGTCTTTGCGGCAGCCCTCCTCAACAGCCAGCCGATGGGCTTCTACGCACCCGCACAGATCGTGCGCGATGCGCGTGACCATGGCGTGCGCGTGACGGGTGCCGATGTCAATTTGAGCGGATGGGATTGCGATCTTGAAGGTGGCGGACGGCCGACGGACTTTGCCAAAAACTTCGAAGATAATCGCCGTCGCGCCGCCCATGGCCCGATCCTGCGCTTAGGGCTGCGCCAAGCCGACGGCTTGAAGGTCGATGAGATGAAGCGCCTCGTCGCCTTGCGCGATGGCGGCTATCAGAGCATCGACGATCTGTGGCGCCGATCCGGCCTCAGCCCCAAATCCCTCGCCCGTCTTGCCGAGGCAGACGCCTTCCGTTCGATGGGCCTCGACCGGCGCCAGGCGCTTTGGGCCGTGAAGTCCTTGGGCGAAGAACCGTTGCCGCTCTTTGCCGATGTCGAAGCCTCGCCGATGCAGCGGGCCGATCTGCCGGAGATGCCTTTGTCGCAGCAGGTGGTCGAGGATTACCAGACGCTGCGCCTCTCCCTGAAGCGCCACCCCCTCACCTTCCTGCGCGAGACGCTGGCGCGACGCGGCATCATCCTCAACCGGAAACTCAGTCACCTCAAAAACGGCGACCGGGTCTTTGTCGGCGGCCTCGTCCTGGTGCGCCAGCGCCCGGGAACCGCCAGCGGCGTCATCTTCGTGACGCTTGAGGATGAAACCGGCATCGCCAATCTGGTGGTCTGGCCCAAGGTCTTTGCCAGCCACCGCGCCATCGTCATGGGGGCCAAGCTGATGGCCTGCCAGGGGCGTGTGCAGATCGAAGGCAAACCGCCGCATCAGGTCGTCCATGTCGTTGCCGAAAAGCTCGTCGATATGAGCGACCTGCTGATCACGTTGCACGAGGACCGAAGTCGCTTCCTCGACCCACCCGTGGCCCGCGCCGATGAAGTCGCCCATGGCGGCGGCGGCCCCGATCCGCGAGAAAGACGGAGACCCGCTCTCCTTACCCGCAGCAGGGACTTTCATTGAGCGCATAACATACCAGGTAACACCCTTGGCAGCCGATCCGTAAAAGCCCATATAGGACCCACGCCAGAAACGGAGACCGCTGATGTTCTCTTTTGCCCGCAAGCCCTTGGCCCTGCCCGATGCCGACACCGCCTTGCCCGGCCGCGCCGAGGCGATGCCGCTTCATGCGCCCCATGTCATCACCGGCAAGAAGCTGACCGGCCCCTATCCGGAAGGCCTTGCCGTCGCCGATTTCGGCCTGGGCTGTTTCTGGGGTGCCGAGCGAAAGTTCTGGCAACTGCCCGGCGTCTATGTGACGGCCGTGGGCTATCAGGGCGGCTTCACGCCCAATGCCACCTATGAGGAAACCTGCAGTGGCCTTACCGGCCATACCGAGGCCGTGCGCGTGGTCTATGACCCCGCGAAGATCAGCTATGCGCAACTTCTGAAGACGTTCTGGGAAAGCCATAACCCGACGCAAGGCATGCGCCAGGGGAACGATGTCGGCACGCAATACCGTTCGGCCATCTACACCCATTCAACGGCGCAGCAGGACGAAGCCATCGCCAGCCGCGACGCCTATCAGGCCGCCCTGCTGAAGGCCGGCGCCCGTGATCCCATCACCACCGAGATCGCGGCGGCCCCGCCCTTCTATTTTGCCGAAGACTACCACCAGCAATACCTTGCCAAGAATCCCGGCGGCTATTGCGGCCTTGGCGGCACGGGCGTCGTCTGCCCGATCGGCACGGGTGTCGACGCCTGATCTTCTCGGGCATCACCCGCGGCCTTCTAAATCGTCATCCCCGGGCTTGACCCGGGGATCCAGTCTGTCGATCCCAACGCTGGATGCCCGGATCAAGTCTGGGCATGACGGCCTGATACTCGGCTCACGCCGCCAGTGCCGCGAGGAAATTGCGGCAATAGCTTTCCGCCGTGATGGTGAAGACGCGTGCGCGCAACCGGTCCATACGGTCGCGCCGCTCCTCTAGCGGCATGGTCAGTGCCTGGTGCATGGCATCGGTGATCTCGCCCGGATCGTAAGGGTTCACGATCAGCGCTTCACTGAGATCCTCCGCAGCACCAGCAAAACGTGAAAGGATCAGCACGCCGGGGTCATTCAGATCCTGTGCCGCGATGAATTCCTTGGCGACCAGATTCATGCCGTCCCGCAAGGGTGTGACCAACGCCACCTTGGCCGCGCGGTAGAATCCCGCCAATGTGGCCCGGCTCATCGGCCGCGTCATATAGCGCAGCGGCACCCAGTCGAATTCGGCATAGCGACCGTTGATATTCCCGGCCTTGCGGTCAAGCTCGCGCCGCAGGGCCTGGTATTCCGACACATCCTCGCGGCTCTTTGCCGCCACCTGCAGATAGCTGACCTTCTGCCGGTGCTCGGGGTGATCGTGCAGCAGCTTGCCAAATGCCGCGAACCGATTGGGCAATCCCTTCGAGTAATCGAGCCGGTCGACCCCGATGACCAGATCCCGTCCCACGAGACTGGAGAGCAGGCGCTTCGTCTCGGTCGAGCGTTCGGCCTTTGTCGCCATCGCCGCGAAACCCCGCGCATCGATACCGATCGGATTGGCAATGGCGCGGCTGGTGCCGTCCGCTGTCACGAAGGCACCGTCGGCACCCGGTTCCGTGCCCAGCACCTGCTTCACCGCATCGAGGAAATCGCGCCGATGCTCCTCGGTCTGCAAGCCCACCACGTCATAAGCCAGAAAAGCGCGCAGCAGCTTTTCCCCTTGCGGCAGGGCGCTGAAGAGCGAGGCCGGCACGAACGGGATATGCAGGAAGAAACCTAAGCGATTGCGGACACCCAGGCGCCGCAACTCAGCACCCAGCGGAATGAGGTGATAGTCATGGATCCAGACGATGTCGTCGGGCTCCAGTTCCAAGGCAAGTGCCGCGGCGAAGGTCCGGTTGACGGAAAAATAGCCGTCGAGATCCTCGCGCTTGAAATCGATCAACCCGAGGCGGAAATGCAGCAGCGGCCACAGCGTCGAATTGGCATAGCCGACATAAAAGCGATCATAATCCTCCTGGTTGAGGTCGATCGTCGCATAGGTGATCTTGTCGGCCTCGATCTTGCGCACCGGATTGCGGGCACTGGCCGAGATTTGCCCGCTCCAGCCGAACCACAAACCGCCATCCTTCAAGGCATCGGCAATACCCACGGCAAGGCCGCCGGCGCGGGCGCCCCGTTCCGTCGGCACCGGTACACGGTTGGAAACGATTACGACGCGCGCCATAGGCCCTCCTCCCAGGAACGGCTGAGGCGCATCGCGGAGAGGATCATGCCGACCATGGAGAAGGTCTGCGGGAAGTTTCCCCACAACACGCCGTTGCTGCCGTCGAGATCTTCCGACAACAAGCCAAGATGATTGCGGTGCGACAGGATGCGATCGAACATCGCCTTGGCCTGCTCGCGCCGCCCGGTCGCCACAAGCGCGTCGATGAACCACCAGCTGCACACCAGAAACGCCGTCTCCGGTTTCCCGAAATCATCGGGCTCGTTGTAGCGCAGCAGAAAGCCTTCGTGCATCAGGCGCTCCTCCACGACCTGCATGGTGCGCAGGAAGCGCGGATCGTCATATCGAAGCAGCCCGATCTCCGGCAAAGTGAGGACCGCCGCATCACAGATGTCACTGTCAAAGGCGCCGGCAAGCCATCCGTCGGTGGCTGCCGTTGCCCGCATCAGGATCGTCTCCTTGAGATCCGCGGCAAGGTGCAGCCAGCGATCGCGATCCTCCATCTCGCCCACCCGGCCGGCGATCAGCCCCAGCCGATGCAGCGCGGCCCAGCACATGGCAGCCGAATGTGTGTGAATGCCAGTGCGTTCGCGATACTCCCAAAGGCCCGCATCCGGCGCCAGGGCGGAAGCCGCGGCCAGATCGCCGATCGGCCGCAACTGCCGATAGAGGTCGAGATCGCCGATATTGGGCAGGCGCTCGTCATAGAACATCTGCGCGGCGGTGAGAATGATCGAGCCATAACCGTCATGCTGGCGCTGGATGACGGCGGCATTCCCGACACGCACCGGCCCCATGCCACGATAGCCGGCCAGTGCCGGCGCCACATGTTCCGAGACATCCTTGCCCGGCACGATCGGATAGAGCGGCACTTCCGGTGAAATGCCGGCACTCAGCACAGCGTTGAGGATGAAGCGAACATGTATCTCCATGGTCCGCGTCGCACCCAGTCGGTTGAGCGCCGTCACGGTGAAATAGGAATCCCGCAGCCAGCAATAGCGATAATCCCAGTTGCGCCCGGAATGCGCCGCTTCCGGGACCGAGGTCGTCAGCGCCGCAACGATGGCGCCGGTGTCCTCGAAGGTACACAGCTTCAAGGTGATGGCAGCCCGGATCACCGCCTCCTGATAGTCGAACGGCACGGCCAGGTCGCGCACCCAGTCGCGCCAATAGGTCGTCGTCTGATCCAGAAAATCGCTGACCAGCGCCTGCGGCGCCTCCGGGATCGTCTCGTCGCTGCCGATGATGAGATTGATCGGCCGGTCGAGCAGGAATTCCACTTCATTGGCCAGATAGCTCACCGGCATGTCGGTGGTGACGCGTAGCGCGTTGTCACCGGCAACGAAGCGCACATGGTTGCTGCCGATCAGCGCTTTCGGCGTGGTGGCTCCATAATCGAAGGTTGGCCGTACTCTCAGCTTTATTCGACAGCGCCCGGTCAGCGGCTCAATGCGCCGCACCAGCATCGGTGGGCAAAAAATGCGGCCAAAGCGCACGAAGCGTGGCGCAAAATCGATGACTCGTACCGACCCGCCATGACTGTCGGTGAAGCGCGTCTCCAGGATCGCCGTGTTGCGCTGATAGACCTGCGCGGATGCGACACCGTCGACGACGACGATGTCGGCAAAGCCGGCCACCGGCGCCTCGCCATTCACCAACGCATTGAACAGCGGATCGCCGTCGAAACGCGGGTAGCAGAACCACTGATGCCGACCCGCGCGGTCAACGAGGCTCGCCACCGTGCCATTGCCGATGACACCAAGATCGAGATGCGGCATTCAGGACCTCGCCGTCTGTTGGGCAAGAGGCGCGTCGATGGCAGCGAGATCCGAAAGCCAGGCGCGCACCCGCGCCGGTTCACCGGCAAAGGCATCCGCCACACGCAGGCCGATGCCGCCCATCTGCTCAGCTGCTGCGATCGCGTCTTCATCGGTAACGTCGTCACCAATGAACAGCGGCAAGCGCCCGCGAAACGTCTGGTTGTCCATCAAGCGCCGCAAGGCAGCACCCTTGTTGATCGACCGGTGGCGCAACTCGCGTGCCATCAAGGCCGGCAGAATGTCAAAATGAGGATCGCTCTCGACGAATTGTTCCAGCAAGGCCGTCACCGGCACGCTGAAAGCGGGATTGGCACGGTAATGCAAGGCAAGGCCATGCGACTTCTCCTCCACCAGCACACCCGGCCAGGCTTCCGCCGCGCGGTGGATCATCTGCCGCCAATGGCTCGGCACCATGGTGCTTGCATCCGCTTCGAGGACGTCACCTTGTGGCAGCCGCAGCACGGCACCGTGTTCGCCGGCGGCGCTGATCAGCAGCGGATGCAGCAGGCGATCGATCGTGCGCAGCGACCGGCCGGAAAGAATCGCCAAGGCACCCCCCAGCTGGTTGCGCAAGGTGGCCAGTACCTCGACCAGATGCTTTGGAACCAGAACCGATTCCGGTGATGCGGCGATATCGAGCAGCGTTCCGTCGAGATCAAGAAACAGCGCCCAGGCGCCTTTTTCCAGTATGTCGGGGCGCGGTGGCGCTATGTGGCTTCTCTGCAACATCATTGATGATCTCTGCCCATGGTGGGGGCCATGGATTCCTGCCTCTTGGTCGTTAGGGATGATTTCTCCGTTTCATCAACGCCGTGGGCATGGGATGGTTCCGCGCCTGCGAAGAGGTGCTTGGGTTTGCCACCTCATTGCGCTAGTGTTGCCAAGAACGCGTTCAGCATCCCAACCCAGACGGATTGATGTCCAGATCGCCGCGTGTTGACGGCCAAGTCGTTGCCCGAGAAGCTGCTCCTGCGCAGGTCGTGCCGGCGCATTCCTATCACAATGACATTCTCGCCTTTCATGCCTTCTGGCAGAGAAAATGCCGCGGCCGCGTCATGCCGGCACGACAGGATTTTGATCCGGGCGAGATGGTCACCTTCCTGCCCGGCATCGTACTCATCGATGTCGTCGCCGATGCCCGCCGCTTCGTTTACCGGTTGCTCGGCACCCGCGAGGTGGCGATGCGCAATGCCGATCCGACCGGCAAGGGCGTTGCCGAAGGCTTTTACGCCGCCTCTGCCGAAGCGGCCCTGGCGTCTTACGAAGACGTCCTGACGCGCCGCGCCCCGCGCTTCGAGCAGCGTCGATTCCTCACCCCGGACAATCGCATCGGCCACGAGCAGACGGTGATCCTGCCGCTATCCGACGATGGCCAGACGATCAACAAGATCATCGCCTACACCCATCATCACCTGATCTAGAAGTGGTCCTTCGCGGCGCGGATTGCGCCCAGCACGTCGGCATCGGCACTGCCCTGCCCACCGAAGCGGCGCTGCAAATCAGGCTGGTCGGCGCGCAGGAACGGGTTGCAGGCCTTCTCGACACCCAGCGTCGAGGGAATGGTGAAACGGCCGGCCGCACGGTCGCTGGCAACCTTCTCCGCCTGCGCTCTCAAGGCAGCGTTCTCCGGCTCCGCCGCCAGGGCAAAGCGCGCGTTGGACTGCGTGTATTCATGGGCGCAATAGACCCGCGTCTCGTCCGGTAAGGCGCGCAGCTTCAGCAGGGACGACCACATCTGCGCCGGGGTACCTTCAAAGAGGCGGCCGCAGCCCAGCGAGAACAGCGTGTCGCCGCAAAACAGCGCATGATCGGCAGCAAACCAATAGGCGATGTGACCCCGCGTGTGACCCGGGACGAAGAACACGCGCGCATGTCGGCCACCGAAATCGACACCGCTGGCCTCATCGACCGCCACATCGATGCCGGGAATGCGGTCGCGGTCATAAGCGGGGCCGATCACCTTGCAGCCGGTCTTGGCCTTGAGGTCCAGATTGCCGCCGACATGGTCGCCATGGTGATGCGTGTTGAGAATATGGCTGAGCTGCCAGCCACGCGCCGCGCAGGCCGCCAAGGTTGGTGCCGCCTCGGCCGGATCCACCACGGCCGTCTCGCCACTGGCCGGATCATGGATCAGAAAGCCGTAATTGTCG containing:
- the gloB gene encoding hydroxyacylglutathione hydrolase — its product is MPQDATAAALDIVVFPMLSDNYGFLIHDPASGETAVVDPAEAAPTLAACAARGWQLSHILNTHHHGDHVGGNLDLKAKTGCKVIGPAYDRDRIPGIDVAVDEASGVDFGGRHARVFFVPGHTRGHIAYWFAADHALFCGDTLFSLGCGRLFEGTPAQMWSSLLKLRALPDETRVYCAHEYTQSNARFALAAEPENAALRAQAEKVASDRAAGRFTIPSTLGVEKACNPFLRADQPDLQRRFGGQGSADADVLGAIRAAKDHF
- a CDS encoding error-prone DNA polymerase, which codes for MRRKSPSEKIIDLPVVPRPPRQDDRLDEAYVELSTMTNYSFLEAASHADDLAFTAAALGMTHLGIADRNSLAGIVRAHVGCQKAGIRLVVGCRLSFRDAPDILAYPVDRLAYGRLCELLTLGRRRAKKGECHLDYADFAAVKEGFLAIVVPVQTPHPNPSPQRGEGLNTHTMAAPSPRDSGERAGVRGGNNAPGLKAFLHLFHTHFGRDGYLALTHYYRGDDARRLRDLQALSDETGLRTIAINEVRHHHPDHKMLFDVLTCVRHHCTIDNAGFLLEKNAERHLKHGAEMRRLFRGLEDAVARTTEIAQRCTFSLNELKYEYPDEVVTPEKTPLESLREFVWKGAKWRYPEGLPKGLAGKIEHELDLIARFDYARYFLTVHDIVRFARKEGILHQGRGSAANSVVCFCLGITSIDPTKVDLLFERFISAARKEPPDIDVDFEHERREEVIQHIYKKYGRDRAGLAATIICYRSRAALRDVGRALGLSDDVINRMSKIVWGWSDKALTEDQIRQAGLDPTDRRLGLTVMLAGKLIGTPRHLSQHVGGFVISKGPLSRLVPIENAAMENRTVIQWDKDDLDAVGLLKVDILALGMLSCIRRAFDFIHRIYGKRYNLATIPQDDPMTYEMLCRADSVGVFQVESRAQMSMLPRLKPRTFYDLVIEVAIVRPGPIQGDMVHPYLRRRNGEEKSDPPKEELRAILKKTEGVPLFQEQVMRMAMVAADFTADEADELRRAMATFKKVGTIRNYHDKFVGGMLKNGYQADFAEKCFKQIEGFANYGFPESHAASFALLVYVSAWLKCHYPAVFAAALLNSQPMGFYAPAQIVRDARDHGVRVTGADVNLSGWDCDLEGGGRPTDFAKNFEDNRRRAAHGPILRLGLRQADGLKVDEMKRLVALRDGGYQSIDDLWRRSGLSPKSLARLAEADAFRSMGLDRRQALWAVKSLGEEPLPLFADVEASPMQRADLPEMPLSQQVVEDYQTLRLSLKRHPLTFLRETLARRGIILNRKLSHLKNGDRVFVGGLVLVRQRPGTASGVIFVTLEDETGIANLVVWPKVFASHRAIVMGAKLMACQGRVQIEGKPPHQVVHVVAEKLVDMSDLLITLHEDRSRFLDPPVARADEVAHGGGGPDPRERRRPALLTRSRDFH
- the msrA gene encoding peptide-methionine (S)-S-oxide reductase MsrA gives rise to the protein MFSFARKPLALPDADTALPGRAEAMPLHAPHVITGKKLTGPYPEGLAVADFGLGCFWGAERKFWQLPGVYVTAVGYQGGFTPNATYEETCSGLTGHTEAVRVVYDPAKISYAQLLKTFWESHNPTQGMRQGNDVGTQYRSAIYTHSTAQQDEAIASRDAYQAALLKAGARDPITTEIAAAPPFYFAEDYHQQYLAKNPGGYCGLGGTGVVCPIGTGVDA
- a CDS encoding glycoside hydrolase family 15 protein; its protein translation is MPHLDLGVIGNGTVASLVDRAGRHQWFCYPRFDGDPLFNALVNGEAPVAGFADIVVVDGVASAQVYQRNTAILETRFTDSHGGSVRVIDFAPRFVRFGRIFCPPMLVRRIEPLTGRCRIKLRVRPTFDYGATTPKALIGSNHVRFVAGDNALRVTTDMPVSYLANEVEFLLDRPINLIIGSDETIPEAPQALVSDFLDQTTTYWRDWVRDLAVPFDYQEAVIRAAITLKLCTFEDTGAIVAALTTSVPEAAHSGRNWDYRYCWLRDSYFTVTALNRLGATRTMEIHVRFILNAVLSAGISPEVPLYPIVPGKDVSEHVAPALAGYRGMGPVRVGNAAVIQRQHDGYGSIILTAAQMFYDERLPNIGDLDLYRQLRPIGDLAAASALAPDAGLWEYRERTGIHTHSAAMCWAALHRLGLIAGRVGEMEDRDRWLHLAADLKETILMRATAATDGWLAGAFDSDICDAAVLTLPEIGLLRYDDPRFLRTMQVVEERLMHEGFLLRYNEPDDFGKPETAFLVCSWWFIDALVATGRREQAKAMFDRILSHRNHLGLLSEDLDGSNGVLWGNFPQTFSMVGMILSAMRLSRSWEEGLWRAS
- a CDS encoding PAS domain-containing protein; the encoded protein is MSRSPRVDGQVVAREAAPAQVVPAHSYHNDILAFHAFWQRKCRGRVMPARQDFDPGEMVTFLPGIVLIDVVADARRFVYRLLGTREVAMRNADPTGKGVAEGFYAASAEAALASYEDVLTRRAPRFEQRRFLTPDNRIGHEQTVILPLSDDGQTINKIIAYTHHHLI
- the otsB gene encoding trehalose-phosphatase, whose protein sequence is MMLQRSHIAPPRPDILEKGAWALFLDLDGTLLDIAASPESVLVPKHLVEVLATLRNQLGGALAILSGRSLRTIDRLLHPLLISAAGEHGAVLRLPQGDVLEADASTMVPSHWRQMIHRAAEAWPGVLVEEKSHGLALHYRANPAFSVPVTALLEQFVESDPHFDILPALMARELRHRSINKGAALRRLMDNQTFRGRLPLFIGDDVTDEDAIAAAEQMGGIGLRVADAFAGEPARVRAWLSDLAAIDAPLAQQTARS
- a CDS encoding alpha,alpha-trehalose-phosphate synthase (UDP-forming), producing MARVVIVSNRVPVPTERGARAGGLAVGIADALKDGGLWFGWSGQISASARNPVRKIEADKITYATIDLNQEDYDRFYVGYANSTLWPLLHFRLGLIDFKREDLDGYFSVNRTFAAALALELEPDDIVWIHDYHLIPLGAELRRLGVRNRLGFFLHIPFVPASLFSALPQGEKLLRAFLAYDVVGLQTEEHRRDFLDAVKQVLGTEPGADGAFVTADGTSRAIANPIGIDARGFAAMATKAERSTETKRLLSSLVGRDLVIGVDRLDYSKGLPNRFAAFGKLLHDHPEHRQKVSYLQVAAKSREDVSEYQALRRELDRKAGNINGRYAEFDWVPLRYMTRPMSRATLAGFYRAAKVALVTPLRDGMNLVAKEFIAAQDLNDPGVLILSRFAGAAEDLSEALIVNPYDPGEITDAMHQALTMPLEERRDRMDRLRARVFTITAESYCRNFLAALAA